One Paenibacillus riograndensis SBR5 DNA segment encodes these proteins:
- a CDS encoding response regulator — MNRSIRVLLADDEPVILRGLKKLISWDTLGLDIVGEARDGIELKAMIDTCAPDLVISDISMPGFSGIDIIRDIHESGRPVKVVFISAYQEFSYARQAIQYGALDYIVKPVNTGQLEQVVGRAVAMIRQESEEERNKEMLKSYERKHHSITVEELLERLTDGNKGAASTLARMGNIAITRYASVCVLETDEYTGQTSRWEERERKLVEFALSNIIKETVETAGNGYVFRKGERFAVLLQHEQETEPEQIMLDLHHKINSYLKLQVSIGIGRPVSGMEEAGESYRSALKALKTRYFTGLNRVLRDQAGNQETTVAVSEWAAAQAALTEALKSLDKEQVPVLAARLLETVRLLSGDSRNQAVTHVYNSILQLEQELAGFGVDAGLVDPEDQPLLEKLADAPTFDALKQLFEGVLKRLAGQLTCKLNGKEMPQLLQVKAFVEEHYAENITLESMAALVYMNPYYFSSFFKKHTGQNFKNYVTETRMGHALRLLLQSDLMIYEIAERVGYNNARHFSDMFKKHFGKLPHEYKQTVKH, encoded by the coding sequence ATGAACAGAAGCATCCGGGTGCTCCTGGCCGATGATGAACCGGTCATTCTGCGCGGACTGAAAAAGCTGATTTCCTGGGATACACTGGGTCTGGATATTGTCGGCGAAGCAAGGGACGGAATCGAGCTGAAGGCGATGATTGACACCTGCGCGCCTGATCTGGTCATCAGCGATATCAGCATGCCGGGCTTCAGCGGTATTGATATTATACGGGACATTCATGAGTCGGGACGTCCGGTCAAGGTTGTTTTTATAAGCGCTTATCAGGAGTTTTCATATGCCCGGCAGGCGATACAATACGGGGCACTGGACTATATTGTAAAACCTGTGAACACAGGCCAGCTGGAGCAGGTGGTGGGCCGGGCCGTGGCAATGATCCGCCAGGAGTCCGAAGAAGAACGCAACAAGGAAATGCTCAAATCGTATGAGCGCAAACATCATTCCATAACTGTAGAGGAACTCCTTGAACGCCTGACCGACGGCAACAAAGGAGCAGCGTCCACGCTGGCCCGGATGGGAAACATAGCAATTACCCGTTATGCCAGCGTATGTGTCCTGGAAACGGATGAATATACCGGCCAAACCTCCCGCTGGGAGGAGAGGGAACGCAAGCTGGTGGAATTTGCCCTGTCCAATATTATCAAAGAAACAGTGGAGACTGCGGGCAACGGCTATGTTTTCCGCAAAGGGGAGCGTTTCGCAGTATTGCTTCAGCATGAGCAGGAAACCGAACCGGAGCAGATAATGTTGGATCTCCATCACAAGATCAACAGTTACCTGAAGCTCCAGGTTTCGATTGGCATCGGGCGGCCGGTAAGCGGAATGGAGGAAGCCGGCGAATCCTACCGCAGCGCATTGAAAGCGCTCAAAACCCGCTATTTTACCGGGCTCAACCGGGTGTTGCGGGATCAGGCGGGTAATCAGGAGACAACTGTGGCGGTATCCGAATGGGCGGCGGCTCAAGCAGCACTTACAGAAGCGCTCAAGTCACTGGACAAGGAGCAGGTGCCTGTCCTGGCGGCCAGGCTGCTGGAAACGGTCCGGCTTCTGTCCGGAGACAGCAGGAACCAGGCGGTCACGCATGTGTACAATTCCATCCTTCAGCTGGAGCAGGAGCTTGCCGGTTTTGGCGTAGATGCCGGGCTGGTGGACCCGGAAGATCAGCCGCTGCTGGAAAAGCTGGCGGATGCCCCGACCTTTGACGCGTTGAAGCAGCTGTTTGAAGGCGTGCTGAAGCGGCTGGCCGGCCAGCTGACTTGTAAGCTGAACGGCAAGGAGATGCCCCAACTGCTGCAGGTGAAGGCTTTTGTCGAAGAGCATTATGCGGAGAATATTACCCTGGAGTCGATGGCTGCTCTGGTCTATATGAACCCCTACTATTTCAGCAGCTTTTTCAAGAAGCATACCGGACAGAATTTTAAAAACTATGTTACCGAAACGAGAATGGGGCATGCCCTGCGGCTGCTGCTGCAAAGCGATCTGATGATCTACGAGATTGCGGAACGCGTCGGCTACAATAATGCCCGCCATTTCAGCGATATGTTCAAGAAGCACTTCGGCAAGCTGCCCCATGAGTATAAACAAACGGTGAAGCATTAA